GGAGGTCTTGCACAGACCTGATCAAAAGGCAAATTAtcatctttttttgtgtgtctgtttgttgtggttCAGCAAAGGATAAACGCTAAGAGTGCGTGACCTCGACTCTTCCAGATGGAGCTCTTGGTCGGGAGGAGGGAGCCATAACTGGCCACAGGCTATTTAAGAAAGGAGCTGTTTGCCCCCCCACACGAGGAGAGGAATGCAGTCAGTTAATGCTGAGAGCTGTTTACATTTAATGCTCCCCCATTAAAAAACTGGCTTAACCATAGAGGGAAGTACACTGTCACTGGGCCATAtgaagacacaaacaaaaaaaacccaaagaaagTCATTTGAGGCATAGAGGTCTCTTAAAGATCGTGGTTTCACTGTAGGTGGcctcatctgttttttaaagcatgttgttgttgtgatgtAAATAAGTCTTGTGGAGCAGTGACAAGGGAAGCTGTTTGCCTGGTGTTCAAGTGGATGTGATGTGATCAGCTTTTTAACAGGTAAACAGCAGCGTCATCTGATCATCTAGAAACCACAAATTATTTTAACAGGACGATAAATCCCAATATTTGAAACAATGTTCACAATTCAGACTGTTTTGGCTACAAGAAGCCAGAAGAGAgtgaaaaaatgaaactgttccagatctttttaaatgttttgtccTACCAAGCCCAAAAACTGAAAGATTTTCAGGTAGCtgtgaaaacagagaaaattatAATTCTTGACATAGAAATGAAGCGATTGGGAGGTACAGGCAGACTGTCCATTTCTTACTTAAAGACACAAGAAAAGATCCATACTTTCAGACTGGATTTAAGAGGCTCAGCATTTAGAGATGTATTATAATATACTGTCTGACCTGCAAAGGTGCACTCTTGTGAACTGCTCCCTCCTCGAGCAGCAGTAAAATATCAGTGCTGATGCTCTTACTGCATTGCAGTCTTAACTTAAATGCATGCACCacgcttttctttttgttctgcaCCAGAAcatttggttttgtttgaaCTTGTACTCCAAAGCTAGAAACAGAACGCTTGTGTGCGTCACCTGACGAGCGCAGATTATAAGGGCAACAACAATGTAAATTTGGCATGATAACAGCCACAGGGCTATCACTGAAACAACTTTATAAgcaatatttctgttttaacaGGCTCAGCTTGATCAAATAATTTGAGGCATTTCAGGAAGTCCTACATTTAATAGAATAATATTTCTGTCTGTTCGCTGTTGGCATCAATGTATCAGATTAAATTAATAGtgcagattattttttaattttttttggggggggggtaagatTAAAAGAGGGCAAATTATAAAGTCCGGTCTAAGTTTGTCTGAGTGTGTGGCAAAGGTTGTCAGCTGCCCTGTTGTGTGGGGACAAGATGATACCAGCCTCTCTAATGTTTGGAGCATTGCTCATGTCTCATTCTGGAAACAGTGAGCTTTTTATAGTGTCAGTGCTGACAGCAAGCCCTCTGCACGATCTGATTTGATTTCTTTGAAGTGCAGACTGTGATTTCCTATTGTAGATATCTGAGATGTCCTCAGCTTTCCCCGCTGGAGTGCTCTCACTGTTTAATCAAAGCCAGTTCTGCATCATCATCCATCCCGAATCCTTCAtttatgtgggtttttttttttttttggtccctttgtctttttctcccctcctctctctcctagTCCCACCCCAACtcctttgtttttggttttctgagGAAGTCACAGGGAGGTGTTGTCAGATGGCTGCTGTTGAAAAAGAGTAATCATAGCTTATGACACTaatctgtttctgtctcccctctctctcttttctctggcAGGTGAAGGAACGTGCAGACAGGCTGTCTCACACTAAGCTATGGAATGCTCTCTGCTCCCACCATCACTAGCCTCCAATCTTTGGACTGAGCTCCAAACGCTTAGTTAGCGGCTGTGCTTCTCCCCTCGAACTCTTTATAACCAGGGGACGAAGAGAAGGAGCGGGCTTACTAAGTCCTCCGCTAAAAACGCACGGAGCACTTCacttttcttttatcttttattagaatatttaagctagattttttttttttgtctgcttggatttttttttcccacctgaAATCAAGATGGATCTGGAGTCATATCTGTGGATGGTGGTTATTGGCTTCATCATTGCCTTCGTCCTGGCTTTTTCAGTCGGAGCTAATGATGTGGCCAATTCATTTGGCACAGCAGTGGGGTCTGGTGTGGTCACTCTGAAGCAGGCCTGCATCCTGGCATCCATCTTCGAGACGCTGGGCTCAATGCTGCTCGGGGCCAAAGTGGGAGAGACGATTCGGAAGGGCATCATAGATGTCAGCCTCTACAATGACACAGTGCCCGTGCTCATGGCAGGCGAGGTCAGCGCCATGGTTGGTAAGTTGAATTTGAGTGATGTAGTTGCTGCTAATGTTTTAAGCCTCGGTTTAGGCTTGCAAATCCTTATGTTTATCTGATGTCAAATTTTAGGTCATATTGGAATAAGCGCCAGAGTCACTTTTATGAAAAAGCCACCACAGCCCTTTTACGAGGTAGACCAAGTAATATTTCTGTAATATCTGCAACCTGTCGCGCGTCTGAATGAAGCTCTAAGGAGCAGGGATGTGCAAAAAATTAAGGCGATGAAACTGGGCATGCCTGCAAAATAAAGAGCCatcactttaatttaaaatgaattaattacCTAATTTTATCCCTTAAAAATCATATCAGATGTCATCAATACttgcaacaaacaaaaaagccatTGCTTTAATAGATAAGTGGAGAAAAGCTGCACATTTTACTTCTGAAAAAGGCTTTGCTTTTGATGGCATAGCTGCTAAATAACTGTTATTTCTTGGCTCTAAcatttgcaaaacaaactggaaacatACACGAGACTATAAATAAGATTAATTAACTGGCAGAAAAAAATAGCTGTCAGTAGTtctttaattgcatttttattaGCTGTTTACAGGTacttaaatatgtttttcttttctgtgttttaacaCGTTTTAGAATTGGAAGTCTTTGGGTTTTGGACAATcacacaggttaaaaaaaaaaagacatttgacTTTGTTGCCTCAGGCTGTGAGAGACCATGGTAGATAtttcttctgatttttttcaaaaaaaaaaaaagagctttaaaaaCTGATTAATCTGCAAATGTGAGAAACCACTGTGTTTTCCGCTGTATAGATGAAAAAAGTGTTATGGGAGAGGTTTTCCCACAGGGTAAAATTACTTTGATTGTCACGAGTGACCCGCAGTCTCCAGTGTTTTAGGCACTACATGTTTAGATTCTTATCCAGCAGGCAATAATATCAGGGAGGCGTCACAGACGGCCAAAGAACTATTTTCAGCTATTCGGCCATGCGGTCAAGTATTATGCAGCGGTTTTCCTGATGTCAATACTGTTAAGattaatattatatacataCTTTAACCTTAAAACAAATCATATCAGGCTTGTGACATGCACCGATCCCCATCTATTATGATTACTGTTATTACACAACACACATCACTCACTTTATTACTGCACACAAAAAAGCAGTCCCAAAGGTTTTGAATGTAATTTCAGATGAACCTTTATTGAGGTTTTCCTAATATTAACTAACCTTGCAGCATTGTAAGTATTTCCTCAGAGCCACAGgaaagcaaaacatttaaagtgAAACATACGGAGGAACTGTTGAGTATCAACAGGAGACTTGCACATTAGCATtgcagtaaaagcagaaaacaatGGGTCTCCCATTAGGACAATGCCACTTTAATGACAGACTAATGGCAAATGTTGATTTTTACAAATGGGCAGCATTATGCACAAGGGATttccaagaagaagaaaattcaGGTGTGGCAGGCTGCCACAGGTCCCTGTTGTGTAACTGGCATATTGTTTATGAAGAATTAAACGAAGTTTTAACTTATTGTTACAACTTCCTCAAGCACGTCTTGTGGTCTGGATATTATGATGTTTTGCTGGAGATTGTGGATACAGCACATTGCAGTGTATCCTGTCAGTATCTGATTTAGGCCTGACAATGACTTACATGGAATTAGAGGAGTGCAGAGACTTCAGAACTTGCCTTTGAATCCTACAGATTTAAAGATTTGTTATTTGAGCAATCCAGTGACAGCTGTCACAATACCCGCTGATAGTTAATTCAGCaaactttattttccaaattgtaaacaaatacggtttaaaacagctcttatgTCGCAGCCACGGCGGAACTCGGATTAACGGAGTAACCTGAACTGTCCgtcaaagtgaccaatcacatcaGGCTCCATAGGCTCTGCCCAAACACTCAAAAGTCTGCTTCGAGCGCGTGGGATTCAGCTCCGCGCAGCCCCTCGCGCGCGCGATGGTTATTCGTGCGCGCGGGTGCTGAGTTCTACGCGCGCGGGTTGTTGAATTCCCACTCACGAAGTGAGTACCTGCGCTCGcgaaattaaattatttattaggattattaaaaaaaaaacaaaacaaaaaaactgcatttatagaatcaccaataaaaaaaaataagattttaaaacgCGTTTTTGTCTGTGGAAACGAAAAAGGATAGGTACACTTCCTACACGTTCGTTTACACATGGATATGCCCACTACCACTCAGCTGAAACTGTCCCGAACCTCATCTGTGTGCATGAGTCAGTGCAGTTTCCCGGTTCAGCTTTTGATTAGCTCTTTGGGGGCAGGTTGTCTCATCCTTCATATAATATCTCTGCTATAAAACTGTTTCAGTCGCTCTTTATTCCCGTCCTCAGTCCTCTTCAGGTCATCCCACAACATCTCAATTAGATTAAAGTTACGACTCTGACTTGGCCTATTTATAACATTAAAAATTCCATTTCCAGCGGTTCTGTTGTTGATTTACTCCGTGTGCTCCGGGTCACTGTCTCCTTACATCACCCAAAATCTCCGGAGCTTCAGGGCATCAGGTCATGGGGCTGCTGACCTGAAGTTGAATTCATTGGTCCCTCAATGATTTCAAGAAGCACTTTTTCACTACACATTTATTATGCCTTTATTTATAGAGTGAGGCACCTCTATGAACCTACACTTCCAGTTTCATTATCACACCTGACTTTAATTAGCTATTTCAAGTCTTAAGCTCAGACAGTCATTTACTTTTCCAACCTGGGACATGAGCGACCACTTTTTGCATGTTATTAGTTATAATATTTGTCTCTAATGAATATGTTAATTTAGAAGAcatacttgagtatttattgaGAAATCCTGGTAATTCAAACAAACCTGTTCTCATGACTGGATCTTAAAATATTCCCCTTTTAAAGATGTACAATCACACGTGTTAAAAAACACTGCAATTACTCTGCATCATTGAGCAATTTTTGAACACTAGTCTTTGTTAAAGGAGAATAAACAAAGACTAGTGTAGTTTTCAGATTATACCTCTGTCCCAGCTCCTATAAACAATGCAAGCCTAAGGCtgtcattttgaatttcaaaATGTACTCGCAGACCCTCATTTAACTTGTTACATGATGTCATACGAACTGCAAATGGAAATTAACTGGTACAGTTTGCCTCTTCTCTTTTGTGCATGGAGCtggacaaataaataaactgatctAAATGTTAgatttttgtctctgttttggtCACAGGGTCGGCAGTCTGGCAGCTAATTGCCTCCTTCCTCAAACTGCCCATCTCCGGGACTCACTGCATCGTTGGCGCCACCATAGGCTTCTCTATGGTGGCCATCGGCACAAAGGGCGTACAGTGGATGCAGCTTGTCAGGATCGGTAATGGCAGAAAACTGTATGAAACCTGAACCCTGATGGAATATAAACCACACTGAGATATGCACAGTGGAGTTTGAcatcagaaatgtttttaataaacaACAGTCTTCAGATTGTGTTGCCAAGTACATGACTCACCTTTAACACGGTGCTTTATTGAGTTTAGCTGAGGCACATAATACTCGTTTCTTCCCTGTTATTAGCCTCCGTCATACATCATACAGCATCCTCATGCTCGAGCAACTCATGGTAATCTGTTTAAGGAGGAAAAACCTAAATAAACTCACTATTAAAATactaaatttttagtttgtcagAGATATTTAGCAAGCAGCTTGCTGTTGTTTTCTCATTACATTTTTCCCTTCTACTCCAGTGGCATCGTGGTTCATCTCCCCCTTGCTGTCTGGACTCATGTCCGGACTTCTCTTTATGCTCATCAGACATTTCATCCTCAACAAGGTAGGTGTACATCACTCGCAGCTAATGCTGTAAATTGTTGCCACTGATGAGCGTATAATTCCATTTCCATTTGCAGCCACTGCATTCTCTGCACTTGCAGTTAAGTTGCCAATCTGGGAATTTTAGTACATTTAGTACGGGCACAGACGTGCTCAACTTGTCCGACAGAACTTCAGCACAGATAAAATCCACTTGATATGGCAACACCTGCATATTTGTTGTTATGTAATGGGAAATCTCTGGCAGACTGGgaagtgtttcagatcatcctGGGGTCACGACTGCAGGATTATGTATGAATGACTCACAGGATGATTTGTCATTTGGGCCGGTGTTATAGCAGAATGAGTTCATTTTTTGCATCTGCAGGCTATTTGCATCAGAATACTtgatctttttgttttatgtttgcgGGGCTGAGACTTGTTACTTCCGTAAAAAGCCACTGTCTAATTTAGTTCTTTAAATGTCAGACATTTTTCCTGCCTCACTGGTCATATTTCATATTAACCTTGATAAAAGCCACAGTTGTGCAAGAATGAATAGTTGAATTACTGGCATTTCCACACCTTTAAATTGACCTGAGCTGAACTTTTGACCAGAATAATGATATGATCCCGATCGTGGTCTCATTTTAGCTCATACTGACCTGTTTACattgattcatttatttgtaaCTAACTAACTCCAAATTTGCTTGTAATAATTCATTGAGTCTCTTATGAAAAATCCATCTGTGTGTTTACTTCCCAGGATGACTCGGTCCCAAACGGATTGCGAGCGCTGCCCCTCTTCTATGCCTCCACCATTGGAATCAACACATTCTCCATCATGTATACTGGAGCTCCATGTAAGTGCTGGGCAACAGCGATTCCTGGTACATCTCTGATTATTTAGCCTGACACCAGCGTATGATCAAATTATCACCTCGGGGTGAAGGGACGGCAGTCCTTGTTTGTTTGCTCAAAAAATTCCTGTTGAAGGTGTGATCTGAGTAAATGATTACAATATTACGAATCTACCTGTTATTTTCTTTATGTGTGTTCGCTAACTGCAGTGCTCGGGTTAGAGATGCTGCCGGTGTGGGCCATCTTTCTCATCACTTTAGCTGGGTCGATAGTCTGTGCAGCACTGGTGTGGATACTCGTGTGTCCTTGGATGAGGAGAAAGATAGCAAGtaggtatctgtgtgtgtgtgtgtgtgtgtgtgtgtgtgtgtgtttaaaattgTCCAACTATATTTGTTTGAAACACAGGCCATCACAGTGAGTACATTTTTTTAGCGGGACCTCAGTTTCTTATACCCTTAGAGGCTTATTAGAGGGTCAGGACTTAGGATAAAGGTTACAGTTAGGTTCAGGGGAGGGTAAGTGTTGTGTTTAGGCATTTAGTTTTATGTCACTGAATGTCCTCACAAAGATATGtgtacaaatgtgtgtgtatttgtccagtctgtctctctcacaccaTCTGAAACTGCTCTGACACCAAACAGCGGAAGCCAGGCCATGTGTTTTCTTGCCGGCCTCCGCCAAACCCACTAaagccactaaaaaaaaaaaccctgtgaaCTCTCTAGTGCTCCAGTTACTTAGATTTTTTTGGGTGTATAGCTACTTGTTTAGATGAAAGAGGTAAAGATCATGGCCTGCAGTGTAGAAGCTTTCAGATCGGGGTTAGGAATTGTTTCTCTAATGGGAAAACCAGCCTACGGCAAAGCAGCCAGTGCTGAAAAACTCGTGCCACAGAAAATTAATATTGGGAAAAGTAGGCAGTTGTGGATAAAGACAAAGTATCCACTCTGATTCAGCTGCGtgcaagataaataaaatgttctttttactgtaacagtttaaacatttaatccTAAAGTCTGATAGATGCCAGAAATGCTTTGcactataaaaatataaatgagggTGAGTATGAAGCAGAGTGGGATTTATATTTCATGAGCAAAATATCCTCATTTAGGCTAAAAAATTGAGTGTTTTTTCTTAAACTCACTGTTGACCATGGCTTACATGACCATGTCATGAACTCTGAATACCTGTGAGGATTACAGGTAAAATTATTGGTGCTAATCTGGATATTACTACATCCGTTTAAATTAAACAGTTTATCGCTGTGattattttttctcatttccacAGGGGTATTTGAAGAGTGGGCTGGTCACTGGGATTAATATGATATGTGTGTGATTGTGAAATGTTTGTCTTTTCCTGACCTGAAACCAGGCTTTTTCTAATTGGTTGCTACTAGCAGCACAAAATGGCAACATCTTTTTAAAGAATGAAAAGTTATATTGAAAATCAATTCTGATCTTTTTTTGCTAAATTAGTGTTTCACTTGCAAAACTCCTGATCTGTAGTTATCAGCTTTCCCTTGCTGGATGCCGTCCAAATTGGTTCCCTTGAAATCCTTTAATAATAAAAGCCTGCCACACTACAGTTGTGGTATTCCTTTCATAATGGATCTAAAGTAGCCTGCAGAAATGTCCTTGTTTAGAGGGTTCACGATTCCTTGCACTTTGTTTCCTCTGTGCTCTTTTAACTGTTGCTTGATTTCCTCCAGGTCGTTTAAAGAAAGAGCAGGCTCTCTCCAGGATTTCTGATGAGAGTCTGGACAAGATccctgaagaggaggaggagagcccCGTCTTCAAAGAGTTACCGGGGGCGAAGGGCACAGATGAGGCTGTGATGCCGCTCACGGGCGGCAGCAGTGAACGGGGCACCCGCGACTCCAGTGGAGAGCTTACCAACCTGGCGAACGGCGGCACCATCCTGCCGAACGGCAGGGTGTATGGTACAACTGGAAATTAATTTCTGTTCCTGATAGGTGAAAGCAGTGACCGCAGTTGTGTTGATTATGTAATATTTGATGATTAGGGCAACTGTAgctttatttctgcttttaatattttagagatgtcaagaataaaaacaggaaactaagCATTAATGGAGATAAAACTTATCAGTTATTATAAACATCCTGCTCCAGCTGAGTTGTATAAATCTTATGTCTTTCAGGTCGGACGCACTCAATGACCAACGGCAGCCTCAAATCACCCATCTCTAATGGCAGCTTCAGCTTCGATGGCCACATGCGCAGTGATGGCCAGGTGTACCACACAGTGCACAAAGACTCAGGCCTGTACAAAGACCTGCTTCACAAAATCCACCTGGGCCGCATGGATGACAGTGAGCGCTCTGGCTCCAACGCTGGCCCACCTGACAACAACTACCGCCTGCTGCGCCGCAACAACAGCTACACCTGCTACACAGCAGCAATATGCGGCATGCCCGTCCAGCCTATGCGCGCGGAATCACGCGAGGACAGTGAAAAGCTGGTTGGTGAAGGAGGAGGCAGGAGCAACAGCGTGTCCTACTCCAAGAAGCGGATACGCTACGATAGCTACTCGTCGTACTGTAACGCCGTGGCCGAGGCTGAGATTGAAGCAGAAGAGGGTGGAGTGGAGATGAAGCTCGCCACGgacctggaggaggtggaggaagaaGGAGCTCCACCTCCAGGGCCGGATGACTTGGAGGATCAGGAGGAGAAGGACAAACCTGAGGTGTTTCTGCTTTTCCACTTCTTGCAGATCCTCACCGCCTGCTTTGGCTCTTTCGCCCACGGAGGAAACGATGTCAGGTGCTGCCCGCCCCTCAACTGCTGCTGGTTACATGACAGATAGCAACCTTTATGGGCCAGAGTTTTTCTGTAGAATAAATAGAAAAATCAcctctgtgctgctcttttCATATGATTACTTCTGTACTGTAAAATCCACGAATAAGGTGTTTATCTGCTTTCTCGTCTGCAGTAATGCCATTGGGCCTTTGGTGGCACTGTGGATGATCTATGAACAGCAAGGCGTGATGCAGGACGCCAACACTCCTGTCTGGCTGCTGTTTTATGGCGGTGTAGGCATCTGCGCCGGCCTGTGGGTGTGGGGCCGCCGCGTCATCCAGACCATGGGGAAGGACCTGACTCCCATCACCCCCTCAAGGTGAGAAAGTCCCCTCATAGGAGAGTGAAtgaacatgtgtgtgtctgtggatgtGGTTTGAAGGAGAGTTGTGTGGCAGAGGTGAACCACGTTTGGTTTTACTCAATACAAAGAGCCTCAACTTGCTGATACAAACAGGTTCATCCATGGTGAGTACCTACATTCCCACAGCCGGATCAGAATGCCTACGCACCATATTTTAAGGGCAGCAAAGTGCAAATGAAGAGTCAGATGATATTTAGTAAGCCAGTGTGCAGACAACAAAATGCATAAACAAATTTGTTTAACTAAtgaattgttttcttttgaagCTGCTCTCATTCTCCCACTCTCTACCagccattttatttaattttataagTGACCTGCACACAGTGTTCAAGTGTATTCATGTTTATCATCAGAGGAGATCGGACAGATTTAATGCCacatcattttaatgaaaagatttGTGTATTCAGCTCCATTAGATTTGTATTACTAAACCCAGGGGAAAttttcagctgcattttttttctgctataaCTCAGTATTAACCAAGCTAATTATGATTTTGAGAATCATCCGAGACTTTGCTAGAAATAATTCTTACCTCTTTGTTACATATTTAGAAATCTGCTGCAATATAATAGTGTTTATAGTGGCTCATTGCTTAGGGAGAGAAAGTGCTGtgttctgtgtattttttcctCTCAGTCTTTGACCTATTGCATAATAATTATGAATAAATAAGTAGACTTTTGGACCACAACAAACAAAGCCCTAGGTCTCTCGCTGTCTGATAACCTGAGCAGCAGAAATCTCATCTCCACAAACccgtgctgctgctctgtccttGACTTCggtctccttcctctctctcttgccATTCTCTTGTCTTCCCACGCATAAGCTGAAGaggttatgtgtgtgtgtgtgtgtgtgtgtgtgtgtgtgtgtgtgtgtgtgtgtgtgtgtgtgtgtgtgtgtgtgtgtgtgtttgcgtgtgtgtctgtgtataccaCAGGGTTGTTTGTGTGCTGAGGAAGCCAGGCTCTATGCCTGCAAGTCACTGTGCATtgaatgtactgtatgtgtccGAGCCTGCATGCATGGTCTAATTGTTCCAGCAAGGTTTttttgaggtgtgtgtgtgtgtgtgtgtgttggtgcgTGCACGCATGTGAGTGTTTTGTTGCCTGGCAGGAACATCACACAGGGTTGCAGGAAGTTGTTTGGCATTCTGGGTGAAGAGAAGCAGAGCAGGAGGGGGTGAGGGAGGGGCACAGTGGGAACCATAGCCTCTCTTCTCCAACCGCAGGGAGGGACGCCAGCCTGACTCTtacacttttcttttccttccatcCTCCTTTCTCCTTTCTACCCACTCCTGCAAATCACTTTTGTGGTTAACCCTCGTCTTCTTCTCAGCGCcctacttttttcctttttcttcattCCTTTAGAGCTCTGTCTCTGCTCTGCACCTTTTTGTGTTGTATTTCTGTTAACGTCTCACCTATAGAGCTTTCTCTCCCCCCTTTTCCCTAAAGTCCCTTTCTCACGCTCACACCATCTGATTATTTTCCCTTCCTtcatttctcctcttttttggggggtgggggggactctcttttttgtttgcttcctttctttcttaatCTCCCTCCTTCCATCACCAGCTTACTCTGTTTGCCAGGACCCAAAGACAAATTTGCACTGGTTCTCCGTTCTAAAGACTCGGTTTCCTCCAGTGTCTGCTTCCATGCATCATTCTGAAAAGAAGTTTGTTTGGGGCGAGGACAGGGAAACgtttttcagtgtgtctgtAGTCTGTGTGCCCAGGCATATATTTTAGCAGCCAAAACGAACCCCTAAACAGTGCAATTTATCATGGCAGCAAAAAGTCTTGAAACTTCACATATGGATTTCCATCCTTCTGGCCAGCTCTGCTGTTGAACCACCACAGGGAAAGATTGCTGCACATCTAACAGGCTCTGCGAAGCTTAGCTCAGGGAAACAAACAACCTCTTCATGATAAGCTGATATGGCATACTTGTCTAGTTGCATATAGTTTAGTGTTGCTTGGAGAGGTGGCACGAATGCCACCAGCCTGTCTGCAGGCTTCTTGAAACACCTTCTGCTCCCGGTGACATTTTgacatggggggggggtgtctaatTAATACTATTAATGATTGCTTCATTAAGGAATTAAGCAGGAATCCCACAGCAGTGCAGTCTTAAATGTGTCTACGCACATTTAAGTTAGGGCAGGTGGCCGTTTACTGGGTTCAGTTGGTGCGTTCCTGTCTCGCCCCTGTTCAGTCATATCTTCATCTGGAACTTCAGCTCAGTGTCTCTGAGGATTTTATtggctgacatttttttttctttatctagTAAGCCTATGTGTTGGTACAGGAGTAAAGTGGGCGGGACAAACAAGGATTGTCTCTTCCAGTATGTCCGCTGTGCTGGTGTCAAAGTGTGAATAATGTCCTGAAAGCAGCTTGTGGCTTTGGAGGAAATGTCTCATAGTAAGCACAGAAACAGCCACACAAAGGGCCTGTCTGCATACCACATACTAAAACTATATTCATTATGAATAACAAGCAAATTTATAGTACCTGAaagaaatgctgtttttgtagtgtgtgtgtgtgtgtgtgtgtgtgtgtgtgtgtgtgtgtgtgtcaaacagAGATTATGTGATCGCCATGTTTAATATTCTTTCCCTTTTAAAATTTGTGCTGGACATCCTTTAAAGAACTGTTTAATGCTCTGCTG
This sequence is a window from Archocentrus centrarchus isolate MPI-CPG fArcCen1 chromosome 9, fArcCen1, whole genome shotgun sequence. Protein-coding genes within it:
- the slc20a2 gene encoding sodium-dependent phosphate transporter 2 isoform X2, translating into MDLESYLWMVVIGFIIAFVLAFSVGANDVANSFGTAVGSGVVTLKQACILASIFETLGSMLLGAKVGETIRKGIIDVSLYNDTVPVLMAGEVSAMVGSAVWQLIASFLKLPISGTHCIVGATIGFSMVAIGTKGVQWMQLVRIVASWFISPLLSGLMSGLLFMLIRHFILNKDDSVPNGLRALPLFYASTIGINTFSIMYTGAPLLGLEMLPVWAIFLITLAGSIVCAALVWILVCPWMRRKIASRLKKEQALSRISDESLDKIPEEEEESPVFKELPGAKGTDEAVMPLTGGSSERGTRDSSGELTNLANGGTILPNGRVYGRTHSMTNGSLKSPISNGSFSFDGHMRSDGQVYHTVHKDSGLYKDLLHKIHLGRMDDSERSGSNAGPPDNNYRLLRRNNSYTCYTAAICGMPVQPMRAESREDSEKLVGEGGGRSNSVSYSKKRIRYDSYSSYCNAVAEAEIEAEEGGVEMKLATDLEEVEEEGAPPPGPDDLEDQEEKDKPEVFLLFHFLQILTACFGSFAHGGNDVSNAIGPLVALWMIYEQQGVMQDANTPVWLLFYGGVGICAGLWVWGRRVIQTMGKDLTPITPSSGFTIELASALTVVFASNIGIPVSTTHCKVGSVVAVGWIRSQKAVDWRLFRNIFLAWFVTVPVAGLFSAAVMALFVYGILPFV
- the slc20a2 gene encoding sodium-dependent phosphate transporter 2 isoform X1, encoding MDLESYLWMVVIGFIIAFVLAFSVGANDVANSFGTAVGSGVVTLKQACILASIFETLGSMLLGAKVGETIRKGIIDVSLYNDTVPVLMAGEVSAMVGSAVWQLIASFLKLPISGTHCIVGATIGFSMVAIGTKGVQWMQLVRIVASWFISPLLSGLMSGLLFMLIRHFILNKDDSVPNGLRALPLFYASTIGINTFSIMYTGAPLLGLEMLPVWAIFLITLAGSIVCAALVWILVCPWMRRKIASRLKKEQALSRISDESLDKIPEEEEESPVFKELPGAKGTDEAVMPLTGGSSERGTRDSSGELTNLANGGTILPNGRVYGRTHSMTNGSLKSPISNGSFSFDGHMRSDGQVYHTVHKDSGLYKDLLHKIHLGRMDDSERSGSNAGPPDNNYRLLRRNNSYTCYTAAICGMPVQPMRAESREDSEKLVGEGGGRSNSVSYSKKRIRYDSYSSYCNAVAEAEIEAEEGGVEMKLATDLEEVEEEGAPPPGPDDLEDQEEKDKPEVFLLFHFLQILTACFGSFAHGGNDVSNAIGPLVALWMIYEQQGVMQDANTPVWLLFYGGVGICAGLWVWGRRVIQTMGKDLTPITPSSGFCIEVMSALTVLVASNVGIPISSTHCKVGSVVAVGWIRSQKAVDWRLFRNIFLAWFVTVPVAGLFSAAVMALFVYGILPFV